Below is a window of Armatimonadota bacterium DNA.
CGGTACGATCACAAGGAGAACGAAACGAACATGAAGTTCACGACCCGTTTCAGCAAGAGACGGACAGCGCAAATCCGTCCGATCCCCGGTAGCGGCCAGGTCCCGAACAGCGCAGGAGGGCACTCCTGGGCGATCGATCCCTGGAAGCTGCTGGACCGCTTCTTGATCTTGGGAACGGAAGGAGGGACGTATTACGCTTCCGAGCCGGCGTTGACCGTGGCTCAAGCGCAGAACGCCTTGGACCTGGCGAAGACCGAGGGTCTCCGGCTCGTCCAGCGCACAGCCGAAGTCAGCAAGAGCGGACGGGCGCCCAAAAACGATCCTGCGATCTTCGCCCTTGCCCTTGCCTCGGCGTTCGGAGAGACGGAAACCCGGCAGGCGGCCTTCGCGGCCCTGCCGACGGTCTGCAGGACGGGGACGCATTTGTTCCAGTTCGTCGCCGAGGCCGAGCAATTGCGGGGTTGGGGGCGCGGGATGCGGAAAGCGATCGCAAACTGGTACGTCAAGAGCGATCCCGAGGACCTGACCTACCAGGCCCTCAAGTACCAGCAGCGGGGCGGTTGGTCGCACCGCGACTTGCTCCGTCTCTCGCACCCGAAACCGCCATCGGAAGCCCACCGAGTCTTGTTCAAGTGGATCGTCGACGACGAAATCGTCGGTCAGAACGGGCGGATCGAAGCGTTCGAGCGACTGAAGGCGACGGTCGACCCCAAGGCGGCCGCAGCGATCGTCCGGGAGTCAAAACTGACTCGCGAGTGCGTGCCCACGACGCTCCTGACAAAGCCGGAAGTCTGGGAAGCTCTTCTCGAAGACATGCCTGTCACAGCGATGGTCCGGAACTTGGCGAACATGACCCGTTGCGGTCTGCTGTCGCCGGGATCCCGAGCGACGAAGGCTGTGACCGAGCGACTGGGCAACGAGACGTTGATCCGAAGGGCGCGCTTGCACCCTCTGGCCCTGTTGGTCGCCCATGCGACCTATGCGCAGGGACGGGGGTTCCGCGGTTCAGGCGAGTGGGAGCCGGTGCCTCGGATCGTGGACGCTCTCGACGAGGCGTTCGTGCTCGCCTTCGGTTCGGTGGAGCCGACGGAGAAGCGGTACGTGCTCGGGATCGACGTTTCGGGTTCGATGTCTTCGGCGACCGTCGCGGGATCGAGCCTGAGCGCGTGTGAAGCGGCGACGGCCATGGCCATGGTGACCTTGACCGCCGAACAGTCGTGCCATCCGATGGCGTTCGCCAACGGCTTCAAAAGGTTGCCACTGTCGCCAAAGATGCGTCTTGCCGACGCCTTGAAGCACACGCGGAACGTGAACTTCGGTGGGACCGACTGTGCGCTGCCCATGATCTGGGCTCAAAGGAACAAGGTCGAGGCCGACGTCTTCATCGTTTACACGGACAGCGAGACCTGGTTCGGCAAGGTCCATCCGGTTCAAGCGCTCGAGGACTACCGCCAGAAGACCGGGATCGGCGCGAAACTGATCGTCGTGGGAATGTGCGCGAACCGGTTCACGATCGCCGACCCCCACGATCCGGGCATGTTGGACGTGGTCGGGTTCGACACCGCCGTCCCACAAGCGATGCACGA
It encodes the following:
- a CDS encoding TROVE domain-containing protein produces the protein MKFTTRFSKRRTAQIRPIPGSGQVPNSAGGHSWAIDPWKLLDRFLILGTEGGTYYASEPALTVAQAQNALDLAKTEGLRLVQRTAEVSKSGRAPKNDPAIFALALASAFGETETRQAAFAALPTVCRTGTHLFQFVAEAEQLRGWGRGMRKAIANWYVKSDPEDLTYQALKYQQRGGWSHRDLLRLSHPKPPSEAHRVLFKWIVDDEIVGQNGRIEAFERLKATVDPKAAAAIVRESKLTRECVPTTLLTKPEVWEALLEDMPVTAMVRNLANMTRCGLLSPGSRATKAVTERLGNETLIRRARLHPLALLVAHATYAQGRGFRGSGEWEPVPRIVDALDEAFVLAFGSVEPTEKRYVLGIDVSGSMSSATVAGSSLSACEAATAMAMVTLTAEQSCHPMAFANGFKRLPLSPKMRLADALKHTRNVNFGGTDCALPMIWAQRNKVEADVFIVYTDSETWFGKVHPVQALEDYRQKTGIGAKLIVVGMCANRFTIADPHDPGMLDVVGFDTAVPQAMHEFALQ